Proteins from one Megalops cyprinoides isolate fMegCyp1 chromosome 11, fMegCyp1.pri, whole genome shotgun sequence genomic window:
- the pla1a gene encoding phospholipase A1 member A isoform X1 produces the protein MALLRSAVLSLLAILVYASSTAGNHTVSTAECADLSNTTWSEYRHGGKLEVQYLLLTRSNMDCATVFSKESLSDPQRRSPFNSSLPSKVIIHGFRALGTKPSWVKTLAQGLLWAEDVNVLVVDWVYGASFAYNRVVQNYKEVAVQISVLINELITHGSKLESFHFIGVSLGAHVSGFVGTLFGGKIGRITGLDPAGPMFKGADVYDRLDPSDALFVEAIHTDSDYFGISIPVGHVDFFLNGGMDQAGCARSQFASILVYFPVYGYFICDHMRAVHVYISALNDSCPLTGFPCYSYDQFLNGRCVDCQETFEGTCPRIGLLERSGITVSPLPYQEKVFLLTSASAPFCVHHILVELEVSPLEKSAEVQVTLSSGGHPEMERKLKMHTKENVYKTVMASPVPLCKIHSIQLKNTGSRFYRQGDIRFQSVCISELPRKRETDAVCVNTVYLGRSFPWSHDFVLLCGSY, from the exons GAAACCACACAGTCTCCACAGCCGAGTGTGCAGACCTCAGCAACACCACTTGGAGCGAATACCGCCACGGCGGCAAGCTGGAGGTGCAATACCTCCTTCTCACTCGTAGCAACATGGACTGCGCCACTGTCTTCAGCAAGGAGTCCCTCTCAGACCCCCAGCGGCGCTCACCCTTCaactcctccctccccagcaAGGTCATCATCCATGGATTCAG GGCTCTGGGCACAAAGCCCTCCTGGGTAAAGACTCTGGCCCAGGGCCTGCTCTGGGCAGAAGACGTCAATGTGCTGGTGGTGGACTGGGTGTATGGGGCATCCTTCGCCTATAACCGGGTGGTGCAGAACTACAAGGAGGTGGCCGTGCAGATCTCTGTCCTCATCAATGAACTCATT ACCCATGGCAGTAAATTAGAGTCCTTTCACTTCATTGGGGTGAGTCTTGGAGCACATGTGTCAGGCTTTGTGGGAACACTCTTCGGGGGAAAGATTGGAAGAATAACAG GTCTGGACCCAGCAGGGCCAATGTTCAAAGGAGCTGATGTGTACGACCGTCTTGACCCCTCTGATGCACTCTTCGTAGAGGCCATCCATACAGACTCTGACT ATTTTGGGATCTCCATTCCAGTTGGCCATGTTGATTTCTTTCTTAATGGTGGGATGGATCAGGCCGGCTGTGCACGCTCCCAGTTTGCGTCGA TTCTTGTCTATTTTCCAGTGTACGGCTATTTCATCTGCGACCACATGAGGGCGGTGCACGTCTACATAAGCGCGCTGAACGACTCATGTCCTCTGACTGGCTTCCCGTGCTACAGTTACGACCAATTCCTCAACGGACGCTGCGTGGACTGTCAGGAAACTTTCGAGGGCACCTGCCCACGAATAG gACTTTTGGAGAGAAGTGGGATCACTGTCTCTCCTTTGCCCTATCAAGAGAAGGTGTTCCTCCTGACAAGTGCATCAGCCCCATTCTGtg TCCACCACATTCTCGTGGAGCTAGAGGTGTCCCCGCTGGAGAAGAGCGCGGAGGTGCAGGTAACCCTGAGCAGTGGAGGACATCCTGAAATGGAGCGGAAGCTAAAGAT GCACACAAAGGAGAATGTGTACAAGACAGTGATGGCCTcccctgtgcctctgtgtaAGATACACTCCATCCAGCTGAAGAACACCGGGTCACGATTCTACAGACAAGGAGACATCCGCTTTCAGTCTGTCTGCATCTCGGAGCTCCCACGCAAACG tgaaacagatgcagtgtgtgtgaatactgTCTATCTGGGAAGGAGTTTTCCATGGTCCCATGactttgtgctgttgtgtgggAGCTACTGA
- the LOC118786143 gene encoding uncharacterized protein LOC118786143, with protein sequence MHFRRDDLFTTTSGLNRIKKDAVPCIFPWVSDRTSTRKSVYDRSTERLGFDVRVKPCCGRDNVDVASVASDHDYQARTSPGKQVRNPRSTDFPSVFGAVSLSQETKQANAFESSDKQEAQVEAANALLYLQGQVLNPDLDHDKTESLSSVNSGDSEQPSDSRALSGSDNDAINYEEELKALKKENKALRESVEKMSLTEVSLRNDPAKVTFYTGLPNYFVFETVMWLLSPHMKGDKSVKLSKFQQLLLTLMRLRLDLKNQDLAYRFGVQVATVTRTVHSVVNIMSTTLVPTTMFWPSREELRKNLPAALRSSYPDCAVIIDCFRVALEKSDRPDANFHCSGGNTLKYLIGVAPQGVVTFVSKGSPGHVSDKDLAEDCGFLSKLLAGDVVLAGRRFDIRESVTARGACLKITGAGEDDREAPEEDPLAEASLERLWVHRHVERVIATVKQRYAILTGPVESPFTVMDHAANMTTFDKIVQVVCALNNLCISAAPLE encoded by the exons ATGCACTTTCGCAGGGATGACCTGTTCACAACAACTAGTGGtctaaacagaattaaaaaagatGCGGTGCCCTGTATTTTTCCATGGGTCTCTGACAGAACCTCAACCAGGAAGTCCGTTTATGACAGGTCGACTGAAAGACTGGGGTTTGATGTTCGAGTCAAACCTTGCTGCGGTCGAGATAACGTTGATGTTGCTAGCGTTGCCTCGGACCACGACTACCAGGCACGGACATCGCCAG gtAAACAGGTGAGGAACCCTCGGTCAACAGACTTCCCATCTGTGTTTGgtgcagtttctctctctcaggagacCAAGCAAGCAAATGCCTTTGAAAGCTCTGACAAACAAGAAGCACAAGTGGAGGCTGCCAATGCCTTGCTCTACTTGCAGGGGCAGGTTTTGAACCCAGACTTGGACCACGACAAGACAGAGAGCTTGTCATCTGTGAACAGTGGTGACTCCGAACAGCCAAGTGACAGCAGAGCTCTGTCTGGCAGTGACAATGATGCCATCAACTATGAAGAGGAGCTCAAGGCATTGAAGAAGGAGAACAAGGCTCTTAGAGAATCGGTCGAGAAGATGTCTCTCACAGAGGTGTCTCTCAGAAATGACCCCGCAAAAGTAACGTTTTACACCGGCTTGCCCAACTACTTTGTGTTTGAGACAGTCATGTGGCTGCTGTCACCACATATGAAAGGGGACAAGAGCGTCAAGCTTTCAAAGTTCCAGCAGCTTCTCTTGACTCTGATGCGGCTCAGGTTGGACCTGAAGAATCAAGATCTTGCTTACAGGTTTGGCGTCCAGGTCGCAACGGTGACCAGGACAGTCCATAGTGTAGTCAACATCATGTCCACTACGCTGGTACCTACCACAATGTTTTGGCCCTCCAGGGAGGAGCTCCGGAAGAACCTCCCAGCTGCGCTCAGATCCTCATATCCAGACTGTGCGGTGATAATTGACTGTTTCAGAGTAGCTTTGGAAAAAAGCGACAGACCAGATGCAAACTTTCATTGCTCTGGAGGCAACACGTTGAAATACCTGATCGGAGTTGCCCCGCAAGGTGTTGTCACTTTTGTTTCAAAGGGGTCACCAGGGCATGTCAGCGACAAGGACCTGGCAGAGGACTGTGGCTTCCTGAGCAAGCTGCTCGCCGGTGACGTGGTGCTGGCTGGCCGCAGGTTCGACATCAGAGAGTCAGTCACTGCACGTGGAGCCTGCCTCAAAATCACAGGGGCCGGCGAGGATGACCGCGAGGCACCGGAAGAGGATCCGCTGGCAGAAGCTAGCTTGGAGAGGTTATGGGTCCATAGGCACGTGGAGCGGGTAATCGCCACAGTGAAACAGAGATACGCCATACTGACTGGCCCAGTGGAGAGTCCCTTCACTGTCATGGACCACGCTGCTAACATGACCACCTTTGATAAGATAGTTCAGGTGGTGTGTGCCTTGAATAACCTATGTATATCTGCTGCTCCACTGGAATGA
- the popdc2 gene encoding popeye domain-containing 2, with protein MWKENSTLFETVIYGHPQCETWTNGTEGALYQLGSTLLSLGYMGGSGAYGALYIFGFLVPSFLCYTLWGWVTLCGADVFSWNLLLVVICLLQLVHLLFRLRQDGFPDEEFRSLYTAVYLPLNVPLPVFKEVTAACENRVLSLGVEENYALEGKTPIDQLSLLLSGRIRVSLEGQFLHYVFPYQFLDSPEWESLRPTEEGNFQVTLTAETDCRYVSWPRRKLYLLLAKERYISRLFSVMLGNDIADKLYSLNDKLFAKSGVRLDIRLPSLYHVLAPSSTSEGSGSAPDRDGAEEQGAANPAPRSQAAPTPPKSSSERNVVPNTYTPPHHNWPLDNELPSGEDSTSLVLEDFADMTGSFMEYGSERDYLK; from the exons ATGTGGAAGGAGAACTCCACCCTATTTGAAACTGTGATCTATGGGCACCCACAGTGCGAGACGTGGACCAATGGCACGGAGGGTGCCCTGTACCAGCTGGGCAGCACGCTCCTCTCGCTGGGTTACATGGGAGGCAGTGGTGCATATGGGGCACTGTACATCTTCGGCTTCCTGGTGCCCTCCTTCCTGTGCTACACCCTGTGGGGGTGGGTGACTCTGTGCGGGGCGGATGTGTTCTCCTGGAACCTGCTGCTGGTGGTcatctgtctcctgcagctggtCCACCTGCTTTTCCGCCTGCGCCAAGACGGCTTCCCTGATGAGGAGTTCCGTAGCCTCTACACGGCTGTCTACCTGCCCCTCAATGTGCCCCTCCCTGTCTTCAAGGAGGTGACGGCAGCCTGTGAGAACCGAGTCCTCTCGCTAGGTGTCGAGGAGAACTACGCCTTGGAGGGGAAGACCCCTATTGACcagctctccctgctgctgtctgggAG AATCCGGGTATCTCTGGAAGGCCAGTTCCTCCACTATGTCTTCCCCTATCAGTTTCTGGACTCACCAGAGTGGGAGTCTCTTAGGCCCACAGAGGAGGGCAACTTTCAG GTGACCCTGACAGCAGAGACGGACTGCCGCTACGTCTCGTGGCCGAGGCGGAAGCTGTACCTGCTGCTGGCGAAGGAGCGCTACATTTCCCGCCTGTTCTCCGTCATGCTGGGCAACGATATCGCCGACAAGCTGTACTCCCTCAACGACAAGCTCTTCGCCAAGAGCGGCGTCCGCCTGGACATCCGTCTGCCCAGCCTCTACCACGTTCTTGCCCCGTCTTCCACCAGCGAGGGCAGCGGCAGTGCGCCAGACCGGGACGGCGCCGAGGAGCAGGGGGCGGCGAACCCCGCGCCCCGCTCCCAGGCGGCCCCGACACCCCCCAAGTCAAGCTCCGAGAGGAACGTGGTGCCCAACACCTACACCCCGCCCCACCACAACTGGCCTTTAGACAATGAGCTGCCTTCTGGTGAGGACTCCACCAGTCTGGTCCTGGAAGACTTTGCTGATATGACGGGATCCTTTATGGAGTATGGGAGTGAGAGGGATTATTTGAAGTAG
- the sap18 gene encoding histone deacetylase complex subunit SAP18 has protein sequence MAVESRVTQEEIKKEPEKPVDREKTCPLLLRVFTTNNGRHHRMDEFARGNVPSSELQIYTWMDATLKELTSLVKEVYPEARKKGTHFGFAIVYPDPKRQGYRVKDIGSTVSGRKGADDSMTLQSQRFQIGDYLDIAITPPNRAPPLPGRMRPY, from the exons ATGGCCGTTGAATCAAGAGTAACAcaagaagaaattaaaaaagaaccAGAAAAACCAGTCGACAGGGAAAAG ACTTGTCCGCTTCTGCTGAGGGTATTCACCACGAACAATGGCAGGCATCACAGAATGGACGAGTTTGCCAGGGGAAACGTCCCGTCCAGCGAGCTCCAGATCTACACCTG GATGGATGCAACCTTGAAGGAGCTGACTAGTCTGGTCAAAGAGGTCTATCCAGAAGCTCGAAAGAAGGGCACACATTTTGGATTCGCCATTGTCTACCCAGACCCCAAAAGACAGGGATACAG GGTGAAAGATATTGGCAGCACAGTGTCTGGCAGGAAGGGTGCAGATGATTCAATGACACTTCAATCCCAGAGGTTTCAGATCGGAGACTACCTGGACATTGCCATCACCCCGCCCAACAGAGCACCACCCCTGCCGGGTCGCATGAGGCCCTACTGA
- the ska3 gene encoding spindle and kinetochore-associated protein 3 produces MDTSRHFFGKLRSLAVLLETETANLQQEYMDTDNDNTEEAERILHELHTEVRDLQGQVQGQLACCEAEGKEMRKFMQNCLVLKQRTTEDIHRLKKHFEKYGYRPPTSTQMQLEVQDQEGEGVATGTQEQEKKEDQEHLPSMTPVKIPPPASTDPMRTPRLSDFGLSEANFREWSNLGKSLGEVPQAPCMTAPTLAATSQPVLPKTPKCALRMDEEALTPRLEDFGITEHTMCLNNDFTMDLLRKKDSKPCRSVAGCGNPEAAQRPEQHTPAPASSTHSSETSETMDSPEPPSLMTPGFKLKKTQACLSTPPNEDADPQHPVRPGHGRSTPEVPVFETPYVVKFLNVVKSRERDHCTDADQEEKPRPNEHPSSSRAPDASGVWTRDVPDLPLRLSQTDEPTPEMPTLEMFLGNSFPHRTRADGKLLPEEKGAGEQLGLNGETPPSLECHEIYTQEWRLATPPGRADCTMDPRTPEMPDVSSVTQDIFKLVSQCNTKASAPVDSNLKPGAKPNPKAAALTAATAGKENWSQGLAPVSEKEFMSLPGYLRQMQLSSLNQAIQKISDALEDGHSGGDADSSVFPIEDLRRITGVGLKAPIYFLCLTELKRLAYVQGEGASAVYRVLTSS; encoded by the exons ATGGATACATCAAGACATTTTTTCGGAAAGTTGCGGAGCCTGGCAGTGCTCCTGGAGACGGAAACTGCGAACCTTCAGCAAGAATATATGGATACTGACAATG ACAACactgaggaggcagagagaattTTACATGAACTGCATACAGAAGTCAGAGATTTGCAG GGGCAGGTCCAGGGTCAGCTGGCCTGCTGTGAAGCTGAGGGGaaggaaatgaggaaattcatGCAGAATTGTCTGGTGCTTAAGCAGAGGACTACAGAGGATATTCACAGACTGAAGAAACACTTTGAGAAGTATGGCTACAGACCACCCACATCCACTCAGATGCAATTGG AGGTGCAAGATCAAGAAGGGGAAGGTGTTGCTACTGGGACCCAGgagcaggagaaaaaggaggatCAGGAGCACCTCCCCTCTATGACCCCTGTGAAGATCCCTCCCCCTGCGTCCACTGACCCTATGCGTACCCCACGCCTCTCTGACTTTGGCCTCTCAGAGGCCAACTTCAGGGAGTGGAGCAATCTAGGGAAGTCCCTTGGTGAGGTCCCTCAGGCACCCTGCATGACAGCCCCTACCTTGGCTGCCACATCACAGCCAGTCCTTCCCAAAACACCTAAGTGCGCCCTGCGAATGGACGAGGAGGCCCTCACACCTCGCCTGGAGGACTTCGGTATCACAGAGCACACCATGTGTCTGAACAACGACTTCACCATGGACCTGCTGCGCAAGAAGGACAGCAAGCCTTGCAG GTCGGTGGCGGGGTGTGGCAATCCTGAGGCGGCTCAGAGACCAGAGCAGCATACTCCAGCACCAGCCTCTTCCACCCACAGCTCGGAGACCAGCG agACCATGGACTCTCCAGAACCCCCTAGTCTTATGACTCCAGGTttcaagctgaaaaaaacacaggcctgTCTTTCAACTCCTCCTAATGAAGATGCAGACCCCCAGCATCCCGTCCGCCCAGGTCATGGACGTTCCACCCCTGAGGTCCCTGTGTTTGAGACCCCCTACGTCGTCAAGTTCCTCAAC GTGGTGAAGTCGAGGGAGCGGGACCACTGCACTGATGCTGACCAGGAAGAGAAGCCCCGCCCCAATGAACACCCATCCTCCAGCAGAGCCCCGGACGCCAGCGGAGTCTGGACACGCGACGTCCCTGACTTACCACTCAGACTTTCACAGACGGACGAGCCCACACCTGAGATGCCAACTCTTGAGATGTTTTTAGGAAACAGTTTTCCTCAT AGGACCAGGGCTGATGGGAAACTGCTGCCTGAGGAGAAGGGTGCTGGGGAGCAGTTGGGTCTGAATGGAGAGACCCCTCCCTCCTTGGAATGTCATGAGATCTACACTCAGGAGTGGAGGCTGGCGACTCCCCCAGGCAGGGCAGACTGCACCATGGACCCCCGCACCCCTGAAATGCCAGATGTCAGCTCCGTCACGCAGGACATCTTCAAA CTCGTGTCTCAGTGCAATACAAAAGCGTCTGCTCCTGTGGATTCGAACCTGAAACCTGGGGCTAAACCCAACCCCAAAgcagctgctctgactgcagccaCTGCGGGGAAAGAAAACTG GTCTCAGGGTCTTGCCCCAGTGTCAGAAAAGGAGTTCATGAGCCTGCCAGGGTACCTGCGACAGATGCAACTATCCAGCCTCAACCAGGCCATTCAGAAAATCAGCGATGCCCTGGAGGACGGTCACAGCG GAGGCGATGCCGACTCATCTGTGTTTCCGATTGAGGACCTTCGGAGAATCACAGGGGTGGGGCTGAAGGCCCCCATCTACTTCCTGTGTCTCACAGAGCTGAAGAGGTTGGCGTACGTTCAGGGAGAGGGCGCCAGCGCTGTGTACCGAGTTCTCACATCCAGCTAA
- the pla1a gene encoding phospholipase A1 member A isoform X2 produces the protein MALLRSAVLSLLAILVYASSTAGNHTVSTAECADLSNTTWSEYRHGGKLEVQYLLLTRSNMDCATVFSKESLSDPQRRSPFNSSLPSKVIIHGFRALGTKPSWVKTLAQGLLWAEDVNVLVVDWVYGASFAYNRVVQNYKEVAVQISVLINELITHGSKLESFHFIGVSLGAHVSGFVGTLFGGKIGRITGLDPAGPMFKGADVYDRLDPSDALFVEAIHTDSDYFGISIPVGHVDFFLNGGMDQAGCARSQFASMYGYFICDHMRAVHVYISALNDSCPLTGFPCYSYDQFLNGRCVDCQETFEGTCPRIGLLERSGITVSPLPYQEKVFLLTSASAPFCVHHILVELEVSPLEKSAEVQVTLSSGGHPEMERKLKMHTKENVYKTVMASPVPLCKIHSIQLKNTGSRFYRQGDIRFQSVCISELPRKRETDAVCVNTVYLGRSFPWSHDFVLLCGSY, from the exons GAAACCACACAGTCTCCACAGCCGAGTGTGCAGACCTCAGCAACACCACTTGGAGCGAATACCGCCACGGCGGCAAGCTGGAGGTGCAATACCTCCTTCTCACTCGTAGCAACATGGACTGCGCCACTGTCTTCAGCAAGGAGTCCCTCTCAGACCCCCAGCGGCGCTCACCCTTCaactcctccctccccagcaAGGTCATCATCCATGGATTCAG GGCTCTGGGCACAAAGCCCTCCTGGGTAAAGACTCTGGCCCAGGGCCTGCTCTGGGCAGAAGACGTCAATGTGCTGGTGGTGGACTGGGTGTATGGGGCATCCTTCGCCTATAACCGGGTGGTGCAGAACTACAAGGAGGTGGCCGTGCAGATCTCTGTCCTCATCAATGAACTCATT ACCCATGGCAGTAAATTAGAGTCCTTTCACTTCATTGGGGTGAGTCTTGGAGCACATGTGTCAGGCTTTGTGGGAACACTCTTCGGGGGAAAGATTGGAAGAATAACAG GTCTGGACCCAGCAGGGCCAATGTTCAAAGGAGCTGATGTGTACGACCGTCTTGACCCCTCTGATGCACTCTTCGTAGAGGCCATCCATACAGACTCTGACT ATTTTGGGATCTCCATTCCAGTTGGCCATGTTGATTTCTTTCTTAATGGTGGGATGGATCAGGCCGGCTGTGCACGCTCCCAGTTTGCGTCGA TGTACGGCTATTTCATCTGCGACCACATGAGGGCGGTGCACGTCTACATAAGCGCGCTGAACGACTCATGTCCTCTGACTGGCTTCCCGTGCTACAGTTACGACCAATTCCTCAACGGACGCTGCGTGGACTGTCAGGAAACTTTCGAGGGCACCTGCCCACGAATAG gACTTTTGGAGAGAAGTGGGATCACTGTCTCTCCTTTGCCCTATCAAGAGAAGGTGTTCCTCCTGACAAGTGCATCAGCCCCATTCTGtg TCCACCACATTCTCGTGGAGCTAGAGGTGTCCCCGCTGGAGAAGAGCGCGGAGGTGCAGGTAACCCTGAGCAGTGGAGGACATCCTGAAATGGAGCGGAAGCTAAAGAT GCACACAAAGGAGAATGTGTACAAGACAGTGATGGCCTcccctgtgcctctgtgtaAGATACACTCCATCCAGCTGAAGAACACCGGGTCACGATTCTACAGACAAGGAGACATCCGCTTTCAGTCTGTCTGCATCTCGGAGCTCCCACGCAAACG tgaaacagatgcagtgtgtgtgaatactgTCTATCTGGGAAGGAGTTTTCCATGGTCCCATGactttgtgctgttgtgtgggAGCTACTGA
- the LOC118786089 gene encoding cytochrome c oxidase copper chaperone encodes MSTMAAASCETAPAVEGTEEKKPLKPCCACPETKKARDACIIEKGEENCTHLIEAHKDCMRALGFKI; translated from the exons ATGTCGACCATGGCCGCGGCTAGCTGCGAGACAGCTCCTGCAGTGGAAGGAACGGAAGAAAAGAAACCTCTGAAGCCGTGCTGTGCGTGTCCTGAGACCAAGAAGGCCAGAGATGCTTG CATCATCGAGAAGGGGGAAGAAAACTGCACACATCTCATCGAGGCACACAAAGACTGTATGAGGGCGCTTGGGTTTAAGATCTGA